GCTGACCCCGGCCGCCGGCGGCCCGCTCCCCGAGGCGGTGCCCGCGCCGGAGTCGTTCCTGCAGACCAGCGGCACCACCGGCACCCCCAAGCTGGTGCACCACAGGGAGAGCTTCTACCGGCAGGTGCTCGCCCTGGCCGCCGACTTCCGCGCGGCCGGCTTCCCGCTGCTGCGCCACCTGTCGCACTCGCCGATGTGGCTGGCCAGCGGTCAGATCACCACGCTGTTCAACCTGTTCACCGGTGGGGTGCTCTTCCTGCGCCAGCAGTGGGACCCGGAGGCGTTCATCCGCACCGTCGACGCCGAACGGCTCACCTCCACCTTCGTCACCCCGCCGATGCTCTACGAGGTGCTCGACCACCCGGCGCTGCCCGGGGCGGACTTCTCCGCCATGTTCATGTTCAACGTGGGTGCCGGGCCCGCCGCGCCCGCCCGGCTGCGGCAGGCGATCGCCCGCTTCGGCCCGTGCCTGCGCATCGTGTACGGCCTCAGCGAGGCCGTGGTGATCTGCGCGCTGCCCGGCCTCACCGACGACCCGGAGCACCCCGAGCGGCTGCGCTCGTGCGGCCGGCCGTACGGCGACGTGACGGTGCAGATCCGCGACGCCGACGGGCGGGTGCTGCCGGCCGGTACGGACGGCGAGGTGTGGGTACGCACCAACCTCAGCTTCCACGGCTACCACGGCCAGCCCGAGCTGACCGCCGAGACGCTCGTCGACGGCTGGGTGCGCACCCGCGACATCGGCCACCTCGACGCCGACGGCTACCTGTACCTGGTGGACCGGTTGCAGGACCGGATCCTCACCCGACAGCGCAGCTGGCCGATCTACTCCCGCCCGATCGAGGACGTCCTCGCCGGGCATCCGCAGGTGCGCGCCGCCGCCGTGATCGGCGTGCCCGACCCGGTGGCCGGCGAACTGCCGTACGCGTACGTGGTCCGCGCCCCCGGCGCGTCGGTCACCGGGGACGAGCTGATCGCGCTGGTGACCGCCGAGCTGAGCGACACCTGGGCCCCGGGCGGGGTGGAGTTCGTCGACGCGCTCCCGCTCAACCGCTCGGCCAAGGTGGACAAGCGGGCCCTGCGCGCCCGGTACACCACCGCGCACCCGGTCACCGAGGAGGTCGCGGCGACCGGCGGGACGCCGTGACCCCGCGCCGGGAGCTGTACGTCCTGGTCTGCGCCGACCTGATCTCCAACCTGGGCAGCCGCATCTCGCTGGTGGCGATCCCCTGGCTGGTGCTGGAGACCACCGGAAGCCCGGCCCGGATGGGCGTGGTGGCGGCGGCGGAGGCCCTGCCGTACCTGCTCTCCAGCGCGCTGGCCGCCCCGTGGGCCGACCGGTTCGGCGTCCGGCGCACCTCGATCGTGGCGGACGCGGCGAGCGCGGCGGCCGTGGCGCTGGTGGCGCTGGCGCCCTGGCTCGGTTTCGGCGCCCTGGTGGCGCTGGTCGCCGTGGCCGGTGGGCTGCGGGGCATCGGCGACCGGGTCAAGCACGTCATGTTCCGCCCGGCCGCGCAGCGGGCCGGGGTGCCGCTGATCCGGCTGACCAGCGCCTACGACGGCCTGGTGCGTGGGGTGTCGCTCTTCGGGGCGGTGCTCGGCGGGCTGCTCATCGACTGGGTCGGGGTGACCCGGGCGATCCTGATCGACGCGGGCACCTTCGCGCTCTGCGCGCTGCTGATCGCCGTCGCGGTCCGGCCGCCCGCCCCGGCGGAGCCGGCGCCCCGGGAGAGCTACCTGCGGGCGCTGCGCGGTGGCTTCGCGTACCTGCGCACCGACCGGACGCTGCTGGCCATGCTGCTGGTGATCTCGGCGTTGAACCTGTTCGCCAACGCCAGCGTCGCGGTCTACATCCCGCTCTGGGTGGCCGAGGTCTTCGGCGATCCGGCCGGGTTCGGCCTGGTGCTGGGGGTCTTCGCCGGGGGCGCGCTGCTCGGCAACCTGATCTTCACGGTCGCCGGACCCCGGCTGCCCCGGCGGACCACCTTCGCGGTGGGCGCGGCGGTCAGCGGCACCCCCCGACTGCTCGCGTTGGCGCTCAGCGACGACCTGGTCGTGGTGCTCACCGTGACCTTCCTGTCCGGGGTGGGGATCGCGGCGGTCAACCCGCTGCTCGGCGCGGCGCTCTACGAGCGGGTGCCGGAGGCGTTGCAGACCCGGGTGATCGGCATCTCCGGCTCGCTGGCGTTCCTGGGCCTGCCGGTGGGGGCCCTGCTCGGCGGCTGGACCGCGGCCGGTCTCGGGCTGGTGCCGGCGCTGTGGGTGATGGCGGCGGCGTGCCTGGTGCTGACCGTGGCGCCGCTGCTGGTCGGCGGGCTACGGGCGGGCGGACGCACCCCGGAGCCGGCGGTCTCCTCCCAGGGTTGAGGGGCCACTCACGACGGGACGTGGGGGATCACGCGGCGTCGTCACCCCGGGCGAGCGTCACAGCCACCATCCGACCCTCGACATGTGGCCACGGCTGATGCCGGGGAGCGGCGGGTGGTGTCGATACTGCGTGGGCACACCGTGCCCCGGACCGCGAACCACTCCCCCGCCGTCCCGGCGGGTGCCGAGGGGTCGCCGGTGGCCGGGGCGTTCACCGGCGCGCCCCGCGCTCGCCGGTGAACCGGGCGACGAGCAGGCCGGTCCGGGCGGGGCCGGGCAGCCAGGTCTCGACGGCATCGGCCTCGGCGCGCAGCCGGTCGTCGTCGACCGGCACCCCGCCGCCCCAGGGGGCCGGCCAGGTGGCGAAGCGACGCACCTCGACCAGCCCGCCGGCCACGAGGCCGGCCAAGGCGTCGGCCAGCGCGGGGACCGCCTGCTCGACCGTGGGTGGGCAGTCTGCGCCGGCCCGCCAGGCGTCCGCGATCTCCGGCAGCGGCGCGTCCCCGTCGGACTCCCGCAGCACGAAGCACTCCACGTCGCTCAGGCCGGTCCGCTCACTCATCCGTCCATCTTCCTACCCGACACCCACGACAGCCGTCCGGGTTCAGTCCCGGTCACGCAGCGCGGCGCGCACCGCCTCGTCGGGGGTGTCCACGTGCCGTGGCCCGTCGACCGGCGCGCCGGAGCCGTCCACCACCCGCCAGCCGCCGAGCACCACCACCGGCACCCCGCCGCGTCGCATCGCCAACGCCACCTCGCTGAGCGTGCCCCAGGACCCACCCACGGCGATCACCGCGTCGGCGCTCCACACCAGCACCGCGTTGCGGGCCTGGCCCAGGTTGGTCAGCAGGGTCGCCGACGCCTCGGCGACCGGACCGGCGCCGGCGCCGTCGTCGGGGCGTACCGCGATCACCAGGCCGCCGTGGGTCCGGGCCCCGGCGGCGACCGCGGCCATCACCCCGCCGCCCCCTCCGCAGAGGACGGTCGCGCCACGCGCCGCCAGCAGCTCCCCCACCCGACGGGCGTGGGCCAGTTCGGCCGGCGTCGCGGACGCCGGCCCGCAGACCGCCACCTGGACCACGTCCTCACCTCCCCCGCCGAGGCTGTCGCCTGGCCGGCCGCCGGCCGGAGGGCACCGTCGCCGGGCGTGGCGCTGCTCCCCGGTGACCGTACCGGGGAGCAGCGTCGGTCGGGATCAGAAGACCGAGACGCGGTACTTGCTCAGGGCCTCCTTGACCGGCTGGAAGAAGGTCTGGCCACCGGTGCGGCAGTTGCCGCTGCCGCCGGAGGTGAGGCCGAGGGCGACGCTACCGGCGTAGAGCGGGCCGCCGCTGTCGCCCGGCTCGGCGCAGACGTTGGTGGCGATCATGCCGCGCACGGTGCCCTCGGCGTACCGGACGGTGGCGTTGAGGCCGGTCACCGTGCCGCTGTGGGTGCCGGTGGTGCTGCCGCGCCGGGTCACCGACTGGCCGACGTACGCGTCACCGGCGCTGGTGATGTCCTGGGAGCCGACGGAGCCGTCGATCGCCACCGAGGTGGTGGTGTAGCGGACGATGCCGTAGTCGTTGCCGGGGAAGCTGGTGCCGGTCCGGTCGCCGAGCCTGGTGCTCTGTGCCGAGTTGGCGTACCAGGTGGCCACCACGTCGGTGCAGTGCCCGGCGGTGAGGAAGTAGTAGGTGCTGCCGCTGCGCACGTTGAAGCCGAGCGAGCAGCGGTACCCGCTGCCGTAGATGGCGTCCCCGCCGGAGATCCGCGTGCTCAGCGTGCCGGCCAGGTCGGTGGTGCGCGCGGCGCCATCGGAGGCGGCGACGGCCGCCCGGATCCGGGCCCGGTCGGCGCCAGCCACCGTGGCGTCGATGCCGACCACGACCTGGTTGGTGACCGGGTCGACGTAGACGGCGGTGCCGGTGACGCCGAGGTCCACCCGGGACTGCGCGCGCTCCAGCGCGGCGGCGCTGCGCTCGACCAGGCGCGCCTGGCCGCCGGCGGCGCGGACGGTGGCGGCGGCGCGGGCGTCGGTGACCGCGACGACGGTACGCCCCGTCCCGTCGACCCAGGAGCCGGCGGTACGGTCGGCGCCGAGGCCGGCCGCGAGGGTGGCGGCGCGCTCGGCGGAGAGCGGTACGGGGGCGGCGTGCGCCGGTGACACGGCGACGACGCCGGTGGTGAGGGCGACGGTGACGGCGGACATCACACCACGTCGAGTGAGTCTCACACGGTCCTCCCGGGATGCTGGCCGGCCAGGGTGAGGCCGATCGATGAATGCTGATGCTCGCACCGGCGTCCGGCCCGGGTCGAGGTCTGCGACGTCCGTTTGTGCACCCCTGGTCGGACCGGGACGGGACCGGTAACGTGCCGGCATGCCATCGACGCTGAGCGAAGCGACGGACCCTTTCTGCCTGCGCGCCGGGGAGAGCACCGAACTGCTGCGCGGCCACCCGTGGCGACGGTTCGCGGTGCTGGGCGACAGCGTCGCCGAGGGGATGTGCGAACCGGTCGACGGGTACAGCGACCTGCAGTGGGCGGACCGGATCGCCGCAGAGCTGCGCGCGGTCGCGCCCGGGCTGGCGTACCTCAACCTGGGCCGGCGCGGCTTGCGGGCGCACGAGGTGCGCGCGGGGCAACTGGACGCGGCGCTGGCCTTCGCCCCCGACCTGGCGCTGGTGGTGTGCGGCGGCAACGACGCGTTCCGCACGTCGTTCGACCCGGCGGCGGTGGACGTCGAGCTGGCCGCGATGGTCACCGCGTTGCGGCAGGCCGGCGCGGACGTGATCACGGTCGGCATGTTCGACGTCTCGCACAGCCCGGCCGTGCCGGCGACGATGCGACCCGGGCTCGGGGAGCGGATGCGTCTTCTCTCATCGCACACGGCGGCGCTGGCGGCGCGGCTGGGCTGCCTGCACGTGCACCTCACCGACCATCCGGCGGTGGCCGACCCGACGCTGTACAGCAGCGACGGCCGGCACGGCAGCGCCCGCAGCGACGCCATCGCCGCGGCGGAGACGGTACGCCGCCTCGGCGCGCATCTCGCCGGCCGCTGACCCGGCCCACCGGGGCGGGTCAGCGGCCGGCCCGTCCGGTGATCGGGTAGCGCTCCGGGGACACCGCCGACGGCGGGTCGGGCCGGGATCCGCCACCCGATCGTGCGGGACGCGGGACCGGTCAGTCGGTGAGCAGGACGCCGGTGAGCAGGACGCCGCGGGCCAGGTTGAGCACCCCCTCGCAGCCGGGGTAGCCGACCCGGGCCAGGGCCCCGGAGCCGGTGCGGCCGAACAGGTACGGGGCGATGCTGTACGGCACGTCGGCGGTGACCACCTCGCCGGTCCCGATCTGCACGAAGTCCATCGCCACCCGATCGGCCGGCATGTACGCCTGCAGGATGTTGCCGCCCCGGGCGATCGCCGCGCGCACCCCGTCGGCCCAGGCGGCCGGGCTCAGCTCCGGGCCGATCAGCACGTCGTGGCCGGCGGAGCCGTCGGCCGGCTTGGCGACCAGGTGCGCCTGCTCGGCGAGGGCCCGGTCCAGCTCGGCGTCGGTCAGCGCCACGGTGTGCGGCACGTAGCGGTGGATCAGCGCCTGGTCGTCGGCGGGGAGCTGGTCGAGGTCCTCGTACAGCCAGGCGAAATTGATCTTGTTGCCGAGCAGCCAGGCGGCGGCGCTGACGAACATCGGCAGGGTGCCGGCCGCCAGCGCCCCGGCCACCGCCTCCAGGCCGGCGCTCGGGGTGACCCGGTTGGGCACGAAGAGCCGGAACAGCGCGTCCACCGGCGCGCCGTCGACCACCAGCCGCTTCGCGTCGTCCAGCCGGGCCGTGGCGACCGGGGCGATGACCAGGTCGATACCGAACCGGGCGGCCTGCCCGACCAGGGGCGACAGGATGCGGATGAACGTCTCCGGGTCGTCCAGGCCCGGGTAGTCGGCGTCGAAGTCCATCAGCAGCGCCACCCGGGCCCCGTCGGCCAGGCCCAGCTCGTCGCGGATCGCCACGAACCGCTGGTCCAGCAGGGACGGCGCGGGCCGGGCCGGCACCCCGTCGAGCAGGCCGCGCTCGCGGTACAGCGCGGCGTACCGCTGGATCACCGTGTCGGCGTCGAAGCCCCCGCCGAGGCTGCTGTCGATGTTGTACTCGACGATCTTCGGCTCGCCGCCGGAGATCAGCACGTCCGGCCGGTACGCCGCCAGCAGCGCCTCGGTCAACGGCTCGTCCTCGTCGAGCAGCCGGGTGTCGCCCTGCGGCACGCCGAGCAGCGCGCGCAGCTCCCCCGCCGTACCGGCCCGCCGCCGGCAGGCGTCCAGGATGAGCTGGGCGATCCGGTCGCAGACCTCGTTGAGTTCCCGGAACGCGTCGGCGGTCAGCACCGGCGGCCGGGCCAGCCGCCACTGCGTGTTGTACGTCGCCCGGCCGTGGAAGATCCGCTCCCACTCCTGCGCGCCGGCGGCGACCATCGCCCGCCGGGTCTGCTCGGGCAGGCCCTGCCACGCCTGCCCGGCCGGCGGCCACGGGTACTTCACGTCGATCATGTTCCGTCCTTGGTGACGAGGTGGATGGCGGCGGTGAGGGCGGCCCGGCCGGGCTGCACGGCCCGGTCCAGCCCGGGGGCGAACGGGAGCACCGCCCCGTCCGGGCGGGTCACCCGCCGGGGCGGGGCGGCCAGCGGCACCCGTTCCACGACGCTGGCGATGATCTCGGCGGCGATGCCGCAGGACCGGTTGGAGTCGTCGACCACCACCAGCCGGCCCGTCCTGGCCACCGACGCGCACAACCCGTCGAGGTCGAACGGGTAGAGCGTGCGCGGGTCGAACACCTCCACCGACACCTGCCCGACCAGTTCCTCGGCGACGGCGAGCGCGTCGTGCACCAGGTGCCCGACGGCGACCACCGTGACGTCGTCGCCACAGCGGCGGACCAGGCCCCGGCCGAGCGGCACCGGGGCGAGGGCGGCGAAGTCGACGTCCTCGCGCACGTCGAGCGCGCCGGCCGGGGCGAAGACCACCACCGGGTCGTCGTGCCGGATCGCCGACACCAGCAGCCCGTACGCGTCGGTCGGGGTGGCCGGCACCGCGGTGACGATGCCGACGTGCGCGAAGAGCGAGTACGGGTGGTCGGAGTGCTGCCCCGCCCAGCCGGTCCGGGAGCCGGAGCCGGGCACCAGGTAGGTGACCGGGGCCGCGCACTGCCCGCCGGTCATCAGCGGGAACTTGTGCGCGTGGTTGACGATCTGCTCGAAGACCAGGAAGAGCAGCGACGGGATCTGGAACTCCACCACCGGCCGCATCCCCGCCAGCGCCGCCCCGGTGGCGAAGCTGGTGAACGCCTGCTCCGACAGCGGGGTGTCCAGCACCCGGTCCGGCCCGAACCGCTGGAACAGTCCGGCGGTGACGTGCGAGGCGGCCACCCGGATGTCCTCGCCGAGCAGGAACACCCGCTCGTCGCGGGCGAGTTCGTCGGCGAGCGCCCGGGTGAGCGCCTTGCGGTACGACAGCCTGGGCATCAGGCACCTCCCGACCGGGCGGTCAGCCCGCTGGCGTACAGGTGGTCGAGCGCCCCGGCCGGGTCCGGTTCCGGGCCGGCCAGCGCGAACGCGACGGCGGCGTCCAGCGTCGCCTCCACCTCGGCGTCGACGGCGGCCCGCTCGGCGTCGGACAGCCGCCCGCCCTGGATGTCGACCGGGTCCCGCAGGCGTCCGGCGGCCACCTCCTGCGGCGGGCGGTAGTCCAGACGTACCGAGTGCTCGAAGGTGTGGTGGGCGTCGAAGCGGTAGGTGCGCGCCTCGATCAGCTCCGGCCCGCCGCCGTCGCGCATCCGGTCGACGGCGGCGGCCGCCGCCGCGCGTACCTGCTGCGGGTCCTGGCCGTCGACGACGACCGCCGGCATGCCGAACGCCTCGGCGCGGCCGGTGATGGTCCCGGCGACCGCGCCGTCGACCGGCATGGTGGTGGCGTAGCCGTTGTTCTCGCAGACGAACAGCACCGGCACCCGCCAGAGCGCGGCCAGGTTGAACGCCTCCAGCAGCATCCCCTCGTTGACCGCGCCGTCGCCGAAGAAGGTCGCCCCCACCACGTCCTCGCCGCGCCGCCGGCGCGCCCACACCGCTCCGGTGAGGATCGCGCCGGCGGCGCCGACGATGGCGTTGGCGCCGAGCACGCCGACGGAGAAGTCGGCGGCGTGCATCGACCCGCCCCGGCCCCGGTTGAGGCCGGTCTCCCGCCCGCACAGCTCGGCCATCATCCGGGCCGGGTCGGCACCCTTCGCGAGCACGTGCCCGTGCCCGCGATGGGTGCCGGTGACCAGG
This genomic interval from Micromonospora coxensis contains the following:
- a CDS encoding class I adenylate-forming enzyme family protein translates to MTDRPTTYVHDALELFAGFGEREALVGDGRRLSYAEVAAEVRGLAAALTAHGVRPGAAVLVMLGNAVEGPLLQLALHLLGCRTMWIAPVTSRREIDEFVRLARPDVFVHHAHAADGLGAEIAASLPGVPVLRLGAELTPAAGGPLPEAVPAPESFLQTSGTTGTPKLVHHRESFYRQVLALAADFRAAGFPLLRHLSHSPMWLASGQITTLFNLFTGGVLFLRQQWDPEAFIRTVDAERLTSTFVTPPMLYEVLDHPALPGADFSAMFMFNVGAGPAAPARLRQAIARFGPCLRIVYGLSEAVVICALPGLTDDPEHPERLRSCGRPYGDVTVQIRDADGRVLPAGTDGEVWVRTNLSFHGYHGQPELTAETLVDGWVRTRDIGHLDADGYLYLVDRLQDRILTRQRSWPIYSRPIEDVLAGHPQVRAAAVIGVPDPVAGELPYAYVVRAPGASVTGDELIALVTAELSDTWAPGGVEFVDALPLNRSAKVDKRALRARYTTAHPVTEEVAATGGTP
- a CDS encoding MFS transporter, which gives rise to MTPRRELYVLVCADLISNLGSRISLVAIPWLVLETTGSPARMGVVAAAEALPYLLSSALAAPWADRFGVRRTSIVADAASAAAVALVALAPWLGFGALVALVAVAGGLRGIGDRVKHVMFRPAAQRAGVPLIRLTSAYDGLVRGVSLFGAVLGGLLIDWVGVTRAILIDAGTFALCALLIAVAVRPPAPAEPAPRESYLRALRGGFAYLRTDRTLLAMLLVISALNLFANASVAVYIPLWVAEVFGDPAGFGLVLGVFAGGALLGNLIFTVAGPRLPRRTTFAVGAAVSGTPRLLALALSDDLVVVLTVTFLSGVGIAAVNPLLGAALYERVPEALQTRVIGISGSLAFLGLPVGALLGGWTAAGLGLVPALWVMAAACLVLTVAPLLVGGLRAGGRTPEPAVSSQG
- a CDS encoding SLOG cluster 4 domain-containing protein — encoded protein: MVQVAVCGPASATPAELAHARRVGELLAARGATVLCGGGGGVMAAVAAGARTHGGLVIAVRPDDGAGAGPVAEASATLLTNLGQARNAVLVWSADAVIAVGGSWGTLSEVALAMRRGGVPVVVLGGWRVVDGSGAPVDGPRHVDTPDEAVRAALRDRD
- a CDS encoding S1 family peptidase — its product is MSAVTVALTTGVVAVSPAHAAPVPLSAERAATLAAGLGADRTAGSWVDGTGRTVVAVTDARAAATVRAAGGQARLVERSAAALERAQSRVDLGVTGTAVYVDPVTNQVVVGIDATVAGADRARIRAAVAASDGAARTTDLAGTLSTRISGGDAIYGSGYRCSLGFNVRSGSTYYFLTAGHCTDVVATWYANSAQSTRLGDRTGTSFPGNDYGIVRYTTTSVAIDGSVGSQDITSAGDAYVGQSVTRRGSTTGTHSGTVTGLNATVRYAEGTVRGMIATNVCAEPGDSGGPLYAGSVALGLTSGGSGNCRTGGQTFFQPVKEALSKYRVSVF
- a CDS encoding SGNH/GDSL hydrolase family protein, coding for MPSTLSEATDPFCLRAGESTELLRGHPWRRFAVLGDSVAEGMCEPVDGYSDLQWADRIAAELRAVAPGLAYLNLGRRGLRAHEVRAGQLDAALAFAPDLALVVCGGNDAFRTSFDPAAVDVELAAMVTALRQAGADVITVGMFDVSHSPAVPATMRPGLGERMRLLSSHTAALAARLGCLHVHLTDHPAVADPTLYSSDGRHGSARSDAIAAAETVRRLGAHLAGR
- a CDS encoding alpha-ketoacid dehydrogenase subunit beta — encoded protein: MPRLSYRKALTRALADELARDERVFLLGEDIRVAASHVTAGLFQRFGPDRVLDTPLSEQAFTSFATGAALAGMRPVVEFQIPSLLFLVFEQIVNHAHKFPLMTGGQCAAPVTYLVPGSGSRTGWAGQHSDHPYSLFAHVGIVTAVPATPTDAYGLLVSAIRHDDPVVVFAPAGALDVREDVDFAALAPVPLGRGLVRRCGDDVTVVAVGHLVHDALAVAEELVGQVSVEVFDPRTLYPFDLDGLCASVARTGRLVVVDDSNRSCGIAAEIIASVVERVPLAAPPRRVTRPDGAVLPFAPGLDRAVQPGRAALTAAIHLVTKDGT
- a CDS encoding thiamine pyrophosphate-dependent dehydrogenase E1 component subunit alpha, yielding MTDADPVRLYRTVRLIRRFEERAIDLVRAGAIVGGIHPYLGQEGIAAGVCAALRGTDLVTGTHRGHGHVLAKGADPARMMAELCGRETGLNRGRGGSMHAADFSVGVLGANAIVGAAGAILTGAVWARRRRGEDVVGATFFGDGAVNEGMLLEAFNLAALWRVPVLFVCENNGYATTMPVDGAVAGTITGRAEAFGMPAVVVDGQDPQQVRAAAAAAVDRMRDGGGPELIEARTYRFDAHHTFEHSVRLDYRPPQEVAAGRLRDPVDIQGGRLSDAERAAVDAEVEATLDAAVAFALAGPEPDPAGALDHLYASGLTARSGGA